Proteins from one Oscillatoria nigro-viridis PCC 7112 genomic window:
- a CDS encoding element excision factor XisI family protein has protein sequence MDRLNEYRKIVCDFLEDFAKNDANAQLIFDFVRDRYLVMHNEWRDEYRIYGCAMQLDIIENQIWIQHNSTEIYIDRELIQRGVFSQDIIFGFRSPSIRKILAANYS, from the coding sequence ATGGATAGACTAAACGAATACCGCAAAATTGTTTGTGACTTTCTCGAAGACTTTGCTAAAAATGACGCAAATGCTCAGCTAATATTCGATTTCGTCCGCGATCGATACCTCGTCATGCACAACGAATGGCGCGACGAATATCGCATCTATGGGTGTGCCATGCAGCTCGATATCATCGAAAATCAAATCTGGATTCAACACAACAGTACCGAAATCTACATCGATCGAGAACTGATTCAACGCGGTGTGTTTTCTCAAGATATCATTTTTGGGTTTCGCTCCCCCAGCATCCGAAAAATCCTTGCCGCCAACTATTCCTAG
- a CDS encoding XisH family protein, which yields MAKVLFHNRVKIALQKDGWKITHDPYQLRYGVADVYFDLAAEEAIAAEKEGRKIAVEVKSFAGGSTISEFHTALGQFLNYRIAIEVSSEPERILYLAVPTDTYQMFLRFEPAKTVIERYEIRLIIYNPTREAIDQWID from the coding sequence ATGGCAAAGGTTCTCTTCCACAACAGGGTCAAAATCGCCCTACAAAAAGATGGCTGGAAGATTACCCACGATCCCTACCAGTTACGCTATGGTGTTGCTGATGTCTACTTCGATCTTGCAGCCGAAGAAGCGATCGCCGCTGAAAAAGAAGGACGTAAAATAGCTGTAGAAGTCAAAAGTTTCGCAGGTGGCTCCACCATTTCTGAATTCCACACGGCCCTCGGCCAATTCCTCAACTATCGCATTGCCATCGAAGTCTCTAGCGAACCAGAACGTATACTGTATCTGGCAGTGCCCACCGATACCTACCAAATGTTTCTCAGATTTGAACCCGCAAAAACTGTCATCGAACGTTATGAAATTCGACTAATTATTTACAATCCAACTCGTGAGGCGATCGACCAATGGATAGACTAA
- a CDS encoding DUF6429 family protein, whose amino-acid sequence MGQQTAQSDRQNRKATTIGRFKIGTGKKTADVQEIKERERSMAKPFKPETRNYCNWSVTIYVGSEAVGFYTKCISPNDTILCTEICNDKGSAWQQGYNLVARAIKEERTNRYNRIAIPLTLALLYVSGADEEDELGHQSRFRGRRAWKGHDFEILDLLTEDGLLEEQRNPQQIKSVVLTPKGIKQARHILKNLNLEGIEEFLQTQENRDDLIDGLEQDREHFGDEK is encoded by the coding sequence TTGGGACAGCAGACAGCACAGAGCGATCGCCAAAATCGCAAAGCAACAACGATTGGCAGATTCAAAATAGGAACTGGCAAAAAAACAGCAGACGTTCAAGAAATCAAGGAAAGAGAGCGCTCTATGGCTAAACCTTTCAAACCAGAAACTCGAAATTATTGTAATTGGTCTGTAACCATTTATGTTGGCTCAGAAGCAGTAGGGTTTTATACAAAGTGTATTTCGCCCAATGATACTATTTTATGTACAGAAATTTGTAATGACAAAGGGTCTGCTTGGCAACAGGGTTACAACCTTGTAGCTCGTGCAATTAAAGAAGAACGAACTAATCGATACAATAGGATTGCTATACCTCTGACACTTGCGTTATTATATGTATCTGGAGCGGATGAGGAAGACGAGTTAGGTCATCAATCTCGCTTTAGAGGCCGACGTGCTTGGAAGGGGCATGATTTTGAAATTTTGGATCTTCTGACTGAAGATGGTCTATTAGAGGAGCAACGTAATCCCCAGCAGATTAAATCAGTAGTTTTGACACCAAAAGGTATTAAACAAGCAAGGCACATTCTGAAAAATTTGAATTTAGAGGGTATTGAAGAGTTTCTTCAGACTCAGGAAAATCGCGACGATTTAATCGATGGATTAGAACAAGATCGAGAGCATTTCGGTGATGAAAAGTAA
- a CDS encoding DUF433 domain-containing protein, whose amino-acid sequence MSLVLERETPPLQEDETGAIRVGSSRVLLETVIRAFQDGASPESIVHRYSTLSLSDVYNTIGYYLRHQDAVEAYLDRREQLAESVQQRLSGIQPDLSLIREGIVLYLPL is encoded by the coding sequence ATGAGCCTCGTTTTAGAACGTGAGACACCACCCCTCCAAGAAGATGAAACCGGAGCAATTCGAGTTGGCAGTTCAAGGGTTTTGCTGGAGACTGTGATTCGTGCGTTTCAAGATGGTGCATCCCCTGAGTCGATCGTGCATCGATATTCGACTCTATCTTTGTCCGATGTCTACAACACAATTGGCTACTATCTCCGACACCAAGATGCTGTAGAAGCATATTTAGATCGGAGAGAACAGTTAGCTGAATCAGTTCAGCAACGTTTGTCTGGTATCCAACCCGATCTAAGCTTAATTCGCGAGGGAATTGTACTTTACTTACCTTTGTGA
- the uvrA gene encoding excinuclease ABC subunit UvrA, whose product MSQRAETSNSQPSASRNGHNVTNSHSHNQNTIRVRGARQHNLKNIDLELPRDRLIVFTGVSGSGKSSLAFDTIFAEGQRRYVESLSAYARQFLGQLDKPDVDAIEGLSPAISIDQKSTSHNPRSTVGTVTEIYDYLRLLYGRAGEPHCPICDRCIAPQTIDEMCDRVMALPDGTRFHLLAPVVRGKKGTHRKLLSSLASEGFIRVKVDGEILELSENIELDKNHTHNIEIVVDRLIKKPGLEERLVDSLATCLRHSEGIAIIEELPSDENSEPQGPMVFSENFACPEHGAVMEELSPRLFSFNSPYGACQNCHGLGSLRTFAPELVIPDEKAPLYCAIAPWSDKDNSYYLSLLCSIADTCGFDIDTPWYRLKPEHQRVILYGNESKGSGESKKRDGNTTDFRRDFKGVISMLQRQYDDTGSDLIKQKLEQYRIDRSCEVCHGKRLKPEALSVRLGQYGIVDLTSISIRECRERVNNLGLSDRQFQISDLALREIKARLQFLLDVGLDYLTLDRAAMTLSGGEAQRIRLATQIGSGLTGVLYVLDEPSIGLHQRDNFRLLQTLTKLRDLGNTLIVVEHDEETMRAADHIVDIGPGAGVHGGKIISQGSLENLLTAEESLTGAYLSGKRVIETPNERRKGNGKSLSIINARRNNLKNIDVEIPLGKLVCVTGVSGSGKSTLINELLYPSLQHYITKKVPLPPDMDALKTKGERSLEDVVDKVIVIDQSPIGRTPRSNPATYTGVFDVIRDLFAESIEAKARGYKAGQFSFNVKGGRCEACGGQGVNVISMNFLPDVYVQCEVCKGARYNRETLQVKYKGKSISDVLNMTVEEALEMFKNIPRAGARLQTLLDVGLGYIQLGQPAPTLSGGEAQRVKLATELSRRATGKTLYLIDEPTTGLSFYDVHHLLNVLQRLVDKGNSILVIEHNLDVIRCCDWAIDLGPEGGDKGGEIIVAGTPEDVAANQRSYTGKYLQAVLQEHPLGEAVAVS is encoded by the coding sequence ATGTCCCAACGCGCCGAAACCTCAAACAGCCAGCCAAGTGCATCCCGCAACGGGCATAATGTGACGAATTCTCACTCTCACAACCAAAATACCATTCGGGTTCGCGGTGCGAGACAGCACAACCTCAAGAATATCGATCTGGAACTGCCGCGCGATCGACTGATTGTTTTTACGGGTGTCTCCGGTTCTGGTAAGTCTTCCCTCGCTTTCGATACAATTTTTGCCGAGGGACAGCGCCGCTACGTCGAGTCTCTCAGCGCTTACGCGCGCCAGTTTTTGGGACAGTTGGACAAACCCGATGTGGACGCGATCGAGGGGTTGAGTCCGGCTATTTCGATCGACCAAAAGTCCACTTCTCACAACCCGCGATCGACTGTTGGCACTGTTACAGAAATTTACGATTATCTCAGATTGCTCTACGGCAGAGCCGGCGAACCGCACTGTCCGATTTGCGATCGCTGCATTGCGCCGCAGACAATTGATGAAATGTGCGATCGAGTCATGGCACTTCCCGACGGCACTCGCTTTCACCTTCTAGCACCAGTTGTGCGCGGAAAAAAAGGCACTCACCGCAAATTATTATCGAGTTTAGCTTCCGAAGGATTTATTCGCGTCAAAGTTGACGGAGAAATTTTAGAACTTTCGGAAAATATCGAATTAGATAAAAATCATACGCACAATATCGAGATAGTTGTCGATCGGTTAATTAAAAAACCGGGTTTAGAAGAACGTTTAGTTGATTCTCTGGCAACTTGTTTGCGCCATTCTGAGGGGATTGCGATAATTGAAGAGTTACCGAGTGATGAAAATTCCGAACCACAGGGGCCGATGGTATTTTCCGAAAACTTTGCTTGTCCCGAACACGGCGCGGTAATGGAAGAACTTTCACCCAGGTTATTTTCGTTTAATTCGCCTTACGGCGCGTGCCAAAACTGCCACGGTTTGGGGAGTTTGCGGACTTTTGCGCCGGAGTTGGTAATTCCCGACGAAAAAGCGCCTCTTTATTGTGCGATCGCGCCTTGGTCAGACAAAGATAATTCCTATTATCTCTCTTTGCTTTGCAGTATTGCTGATACTTGCGGGTTTGATATCGACACTCCTTGGTATCGATTAAAGCCCGAACACCAGCGGGTGATTTTGTACGGCAATGAGTCCAAGGGCAGCGGAGAAAGTAAGAAGCGAGACGGCAACACCACCGATTTTAGGAGAGATTTTAAGGGCGTAATTTCCATGTTGCAGCGCCAGTACGACGATACTGGTTCCGATCTGATCAAGCAGAAGTTGGAACAGTATCGAATCGATCGCTCTTGCGAGGTTTGTCACGGCAAACGCTTGAAACCCGAGGCGCTTTCGGTGCGGTTGGGACAGTACGGAATTGTAGATTTAACGAGTATTTCGATTCGCGAATGCCGCGAACGAGTCAATAATTTGGGATTGAGCGATCGGCAATTCCAAATATCCGATTTAGCCCTGAGAGAAATCAAAGCAAGGCTGCAATTTTTGCTCGATGTCGGGTTAGATTACCTGACTTTAGACCGCGCAGCAATGACGCTTTCTGGCGGAGAAGCCCAGCGAATTCGGCTGGCGACTCAAATCGGTTCAGGTTTGACAGGAGTGCTCTACGTTTTGGACGAACCCAGCATCGGACTCCACCAAAGAGACAATTTTCGCCTGCTGCAAACCTTAACAAAATTGCGCGATTTAGGCAATACTTTGATTGTGGTAGAACACGATGAAGAAACCATGCGAGCGGCCGACCATATTGTCGATATCGGGCCCGGTGCTGGCGTTCACGGCGGCAAAATTATCTCGCAAGGAAGTTTAGAAAATTTGCTAACAGCAGAGGAATCTTTGACTGGTGCTTATTTGTCGGGGAAGCGAGTAATTGAAACCCCTAATGAAAGGAGAAAAGGCAACGGCAAATCTCTCTCAATCATAAATGCGAGGCGCAACAATTTAAAAAATATCGATGTCGAAATTCCCCTCGGAAAACTTGTCTGCGTCACAGGCGTTTCCGGTTCGGGAAAATCCACTTTAATCAATGAATTGCTCTACCCGTCCCTGCAACACTATATCACCAAAAAAGTACCTTTACCGCCCGATATGGACGCCCTCAAAACTAAAGGAGAACGCTCTCTAGAGGATGTGGTTGATAAGGTAATTGTCATTGACCAATCTCCCATCGGCCGCACTCCGCGCTCTAATCCCGCTACTTACACGGGAGTCTTTGATGTGATTCGGGATTTGTTTGCCGAAAGCATTGAAGCGAAGGCAAGAGGTTACAAAGCGGGGCAGTTTTCTTTTAACGTGAAAGGGGGAAGGTGCGAAGCTTGCGGCGGCCAAGGCGTGAACGTGATTTCGATGAATTTTCTGCCGGATGTTTACGTGCAGTGTGAGGTTTGCAAGGGTGCGCGCTACAACCGGGAAACGCTGCAAGTTAAGTACAAAGGCAAGTCGATTTCTGATGTTTTGAACATGACTGTTGAGGAAGCTTTGGAAATGTTTAAAAATATTCCCAGGGCGGGCGCCAGACTGCAAACTTTGCTTGATGTTGGTTTGGGTTACATTCAGTTGGGACAGCCGGCGCCGACGCTTTCTGGGGGCGAAGCGCAGCGGGTAAAATTGGCAACGGAACTGTCGCGCCGCGCTACTGGGAAGACGCTTTATTTAATCGATGAACCGACGACTGGTTTGTCGTTTTATGATGTTCACCATTTGTTAAATGTCCTGCAAAGATTGGTGGATAAGGGTAATTCAATTTTGGTAATCGAACACAATTTAGATGTGATTCGGTGCTGCGATTGGGCGATCGATTTGGGCCCGGAAGGGGGAGATAAGGGCGGCGAAATTATTGTGGCGGGGACGCCGGAGGATGTGGCGGCAAATCAGAGGTCTTATACTGGGAAGTATTTGCAAGCGGTTTTGCAAGAACATCCTTTGGGGGAGGCTGTAGCTGTTAGTTAA
- a CDS encoding ABC transporter substrate-binding protein, producing the protein MISNKLVKRFLTFIIEVLFLGFFLGVQSNIIPIPPTLKNIIILSAITLLLAIILFCLKFLWPRLPNKPKKPVILTVGIASILTIILFIVLVWSQQDICLTSAKLEKYISTGERSLTQKETLDEKDREQQIYDNNKDLNENNSYLLALAIPAKTEPQAAKAMLAGVADAQTKFNQPYNDPTKPRISKKLLKIVVVDDQNNEDKFAEKVACQIAQNPNILGVIGHHSSGSSKAALDTYAKAGITMITPTSTSTKLNQNSGKVFFRTTVTNADLGEILARRIANLDSKVSVFYEGSNEYAEDLKEQFIKFLSPIRIAEEHDIKYWNNTHIDRLAIPNNVKAAVIFSSSGKSQKHEIAIKLIKKLKRTRPDLQLFGGDSLYKGSTLYDGKTDIEGLKLVIPWFPVKSDGQIISDYATKSAATWGGPINWMTASSYDATQAFLVAIAQIEQTSRRKVDRKSVLDFMPNVYLEQKDTSGAGLKFDNGEPKDFDNGEPKDRKPIFVEVVQKEKLPKILQCNLKVCFKPVE; encoded by the coding sequence ATGATATCCAACAAGCTAGTTAAAAGGTTTTTGACGTTCATCATTGAAGTACTATTCTTAGGTTTCTTTTTAGGTGTACAATCTAATATTATACCTATTCCTCCTACGCTAAAAAATATTATTATTTTATCTGCCATCACATTATTGTTGGCAATCATATTATTCTGTTTAAAGTTTTTGTGGCCTCGACTGCCAAACAAACCCAAAAAACCTGTTATTTTAACTGTAGGAATAGCATCTATTTTGACAATAATATTATTTATTGTATTAGTTTGGTCTCAGCAAGATATTTGCCTAACATCAGCTAAACTTGAAAAGTATATAAGTACAGGAGAACGCTCTCTTACTCAAAAAGAGACCTTAGATGAAAAGGATCGAGAACAACAAATATACGATAACAACAAAGACTTGAATGAAAATAACTCATATCTACTTGCTCTCGCTATACCTGCAAAGACTGAACCACAAGCAGCAAAAGCAATGCTAGCCGGAGTCGCCGATGCACAAACCAAATTTAATCAACCTTACAACGACCCAACTAAACCAAGAATATCTAAAAAACTGTTAAAAATTGTAGTGGTTGACGATCAGAATAACGAGGATAAATTTGCCGAAAAAGTTGCCTGTCAAATTGCTCAAAATCCAAATATTTTGGGAGTCATTGGACATCATTCTAGTGGTTCTAGTAAGGCAGCTTTGGATACATACGCCAAAGCTGGCATAACAATGATAACTCCAACCAGCACCAGTACAAAGTTAAACCAAAACTCAGGCAAAGTTTTTTTTAGAACAACTGTTACTAATGCAGATTTAGGTGAAATTTTAGCTCGCAGAATCGCCAACTTAGACAGTAAAGTTAGTGTATTTTATGAAGGAAGTAATGAGTATGCTGAAGACTTAAAAGAACAATTTATAAAATTTTTAAGTCCAATTAGAATTGCAGAGGAACATGACATAAAATATTGGAATAACACACACATTGACAGGCTAGCCATACCTAATAATGTTAAAGCTGCTGTTATTTTTTCAAGTAGTGGAAAGAGTCAAAAACATGAGATAGCAATTAAGTTAATCAAGAAATTAAAGAGAACAAGACCAGATCTACAATTGTTTGGTGGAGATTCGCTTTATAAGGGTAGTACTTTGTACGACGGTAAGACCGATATTGAGGGTTTGAAGTTAGTTATTCCTTGGTTTCCTGTCAAATCAGATGGACAAATAATTTCTGATTATGCCACAAAATCTGCAGCCACCTGGGGCGGGCCAATTAATTGGATGACAGCAAGCAGCTATGATGCTACTCAAGCATTCCTGGTGGCAATAGCACAAATTGAACAAACATCTCGTCGAAAGGTAGATCGAAAATCTGTTTTAGACTTTATGCCAAATGTCTATCTTGAACAGAAGGATACATCAGGGGCAGGACTCAAATTTGACAATGGTGAACCGAAAGATTTTGACAATGGTGAACCGAAAGATCGAAAACCTATTTTTGTAGAAGTAGTTCAGAAAGAAAAATTGCCAAAAATATTGCAGTGTAACTTGAAAGTATGTTTTAAACCTGTCGAATGA
- a CDS encoding retroviral-like aspartic protease family protein: METTTETPMGKVITTLVITNRIDEAKAEDNLIPIEQVRSVTLENVLVDTGATTLCLPKDVLARLGLKILKQVVVETATGISEARIFQDAKISLCGREGTFECLELPDGKTPLLGVIPMEALGIEIDLKNQRLKVLPDGPTETYLTIL; encoded by the coding sequence ATGGAAACAACTACGGAAACCCCAATGGGAAAAGTTATCACAACCCTAGTAATTACGAATCGGATCGATGAAGCTAAAGCAGAAGATAATCTGATTCCAATCGAGCAAGTCAGGTCTGTTACTCTAGAAAATGTTTTGGTGGATACGGGCGCGACAACTTTGTGTTTGCCTAAAGATGTTCTCGCCAGACTGGGTTTGAAAATTCTCAAGCAAGTGGTTGTGGAAACAGCCACGGGTATTAGTGAGGCGAGGATTTTTCAAGATGCCAAGATTTCTCTGTGCGGACGCGAAGGGACTTTTGAGTGTTTGGAATTGCCCGATGGTAAAACGCCACTTTTGGGCGTGATTCCGATGGAAGCGTTGGGAATTGAAATTGATTTGAAAAATCAAAGATTGAAGGTTTTGCCCGACGGGCCGACGGAAACTTATTTGACTATTCTTTAA
- a CDS encoding 7-carboxy-7-deazaguanine synthase QueE has product MSNLQLKLPIHETFQCTVQGEGYWTGTLVDFIRLAGCPVRCPWCDTGYANGGKGLPSVPQSIAQLLAQLQSPRVVITGGEPFIHRDLPELVEALLEADKQVSIETSGACWQDVSPQAWITLSPKEHVNPKYPVQEIFWTRANEIKLVVSTGEEVEFYHKHLENNVNIPVFLQPEWNSKKTAIPIILELLKQNPSYRLSLQTHKFIGVQ; this is encoded by the coding sequence GTGTCTAATTTACAACTAAAATTACCAATTCACGAAACTTTTCAGTGTACTGTTCAAGGCGAAGGTTACTGGACGGGGACTTTAGTTGATTTTATCAGATTGGCCGGTTGCCCTGTGCGGTGTCCTTGGTGCGACACAGGCTACGCAAATGGAGGCAAAGGTTTGCCGTCTGTGCCGCAGTCGATCGCACAATTGCTCGCTCAATTGCAGTCTCCGAGGGTGGTCATTACTGGCGGCGAACCTTTCATTCACCGCGATTTGCCGGAGTTAGTTGAAGCTTTGTTAGAAGCTGACAAGCAGGTGAGTATTGAAACTTCGGGTGCTTGCTGGCAGGATGTTTCCCCGCAGGCTTGGATTACTCTTTCTCCGAAGGAACACGTCAATCCTAAATATCCGGTGCAAGAGATTTTTTGGACTAGAGCTAATGAAATTAAGTTGGTGGTTAGCACTGGCGAAGAAGTTGAATTTTATCACAAGCATTTGGAAAATAATGTGAATATTCCGGTTTTCTTGCAGCCAGAATGGAACTCTAAAAAAACAGCGATTCCCATTATTTTGGAATTGCTGAAACAAAATCCTAGTTACAGGCTATCTTTGCAAACTCACAAATTTATTGGCGTGCAATAA
- a CDS encoding class I SAM-dependent methyltransferase: MANSTLGLEHQLYDYLLSISLREPDILASLRKETAKHPMGMMQIAPEQGQFMEMLVQLMGATKTLEIGVFTGYSSLCVALALPSNGQIIACDVSEEYTAIARRYWEAAGVANKISLQLGPAINTLDKLIAEGQAGTFDFAFIDADKENYEAYFERSLQLVRNGGLIVIDNVLWSGRVADPQVQDESTTAIRTFNDKLRNDPRVTLSVVPIADGLTLALKRRWATLMEPEQHN, from the coding sequence ATGGCGAACTCAACTCTTGGCCTAGAACATCAACTTTACGATTATCTGTTATCTATTTCTCTGCGGGAGCCAGATATTCTCGCTTCACTACGGAAAGAAACTGCTAAGCATCCTATGGGGATGATGCAGATTGCTCCGGAACAAGGTCAGTTTATGGAGATGCTGGTGCAGCTTATGGGAGCGACAAAAACCTTAGAAATTGGTGTTTTTACTGGTTATAGCTCGCTGTGCGTAGCTTTAGCACTGCCTTCTAACGGTCAAATTATTGCCTGCGATGTCAGCGAGGAATATACTGCGATCGCGCGACGCTATTGGGAAGCTGCGGGCGTTGCTAATAAGATTTCTTTGCAGTTGGGCCCAGCAATAAATACTCTCGACAAACTAATAGCCGAGGGACAAGCAGGAACCTTTGATTTTGCCTTCATCGACGCCGATAAAGAAAATTATGAGGCTTATTTTGAGCGATCGCTGCAACTTGTACGCAATGGCGGTTTAATTGTAATTGACAATGTTCTGTGGTCTGGACGAGTTGCCGATCCTCAAGTACAAGACGAAAGCACCACCGCCATTCGTACTTTTAACGACAAATTGCGTAACGATCCCAGAGTTACTCTCAGTGTTGTCCCCATTGCTGACGGACTGACTTTGGCGCTGAAACGCCGTTGGGCTACTCTGATGGAACCTGAACAGCATAATTAA
- a CDS encoding cyclic nucleotide-binding domain-containing protein translates to MADSSRKKALFILSQLNNDDINWIVQKGKKEVLDPGGILIYEGRQIDALYIVLNGSLSVLIEAERTRELAKIASGELVGEVSFIDARPPLATVKAIEETHLLAIPRRQLVIKLQHDMGFASRFYYGISLCLADRMRGTIRHIEYGRNIELDEPEFEREDINPNVMENLALAEAKFNWLRQNVKA, encoded by the coding sequence ATGGCCGACAGCAGCAGAAAAAAAGCACTTTTTATTTTGAGCCAGTTAAATAATGACGATATCAACTGGATCGTCCAAAAAGGCAAAAAGGAAGTTCTAGATCCGGGCGGGATTTTGATCTATGAAGGGAGACAGATAGATGCGCTCTACATTGTTTTGAATGGGAGTTTGAGCGTTTTGATCGAGGCTGAGCGGACTAGAGAACTCGCTAAAATAGCCAGCGGAGAACTGGTGGGAGAAGTCTCTTTCATTGACGCTCGCCCTCCTTTGGCAACGGTGAAGGCGATCGAAGAAACTCACTTGCTGGCAATTCCTAGGCGGCAGTTAGTAATCAAACTTCAACACGATATGGGCTTTGCTTCCCGGTTTTATTATGGAATTTCACTGTGTCTGGCAGATAGGATGCGCGGTACGATCAGACATATAGAATACGGTCGCAATATTGAATTAGATGAACCAGAATTTGAACGAGAGGATATCAATCCTAACGTCATGGAAAATTTGGCGCTAGCTGAGGCTAAGTTTAATTGGCTGAGGCAAAATGTTAAAGCTTGA
- a CDS encoding DUF1517 domain-containing protein, giving the protein MYKQLISKMKPLLKSLFAIGLVLTLALGNADGALAARSGGRIGGGSFSAPARSYSSPSRTYAPSGGGYYPGGGFGGGFGFPFLLPFFGFGGGFGGLFSILIFISIANFLVQSFRRAGGGTDELGNSAPTTTVSVARLQVGLLAEARSLQAELDSLARKADTDTAAGRAQVLQESTLALLRHPEYWVYAGAESVQTRLEAAEAKFNQFSLAERSKFTEETLSNYNNQLRQAGSSNILPGLQENGALVASDLNSDPGEFIVVTVIVGTQGKLQLPAVKNSEDLRQALRQIGGVSSEQLLAVEVLWTPQANGDTLTADDMLAGYPDLRSI; this is encoded by the coding sequence ATGTACAAGCAACTAATTTCAAAGATGAAACCGCTTTTGAAATCACTATTTGCGATCGGTCTGGTACTGACGCTAGCCCTCGGTAACGCTGATGGAGCTCTGGCGGCCCGCAGCGGCGGACGCATCGGCGGCGGATCTTTTAGTGCTCCGGCGCGCAGTTACTCGTCTCCTAGCCGCACTTACGCGCCGTCGGGAGGAGGATACTACCCGGGCGGAGGCTTTGGAGGCGGCTTCGGTTTCCCGTTCTTGCTGCCGTTTTTTGGCTTTGGGGGGGGGTTTGGCGGCCTGTTCTCGATTTTGATTTTTATTTCGATTGCTAATTTCCTCGTCCAAAGCTTCCGCCGCGCTGGGGGCGGAACTGATGAACTCGGCAACAGCGCCCCCACTACCACCGTATCTGTCGCCCGCTTGCAAGTTGGTTTGCTAGCCGAGGCCCGCAGTTTGCAAGCCGAACTCGACTCCCTAGCGCGAAAAGCGGATACCGATACAGCGGCAGGTCGCGCTCAAGTGCTGCAAGAATCTACTCTGGCGCTGCTGCGCCATCCTGAATACTGGGTTTACGCGGGCGCTGAATCTGTGCAAACTCGCTTGGAAGCAGCCGAAGCTAAGTTTAATCAATTTTCTTTGGCAGAACGCAGTAAATTTACTGAAGAAACGCTCTCGAATTATAACAATCAGCTCCGGCAAGCAGGGAGCAGCAATATCCTGCCAGGTTTGCAGGAAAATGGGGCGCTGGTGGCTTCGGATTTGAATTCAGATCCCGGGGAATTTATTGTGGTGACGGTGATTGTGGGTACTCAAGGTAAATTGCAATTGCCAGCAGTGAAAAACTCTGAAGATTTGCGCCAAGCTTTGCGCCAGATTGGGGGAGTATCGAGCGAGCAGTTGCTGGCGGTTGAGGTGCTGTGGACTCCTCAAGCCAACGGGGACACTCTGACTGCTGACGATATGTTGGCCGGCTATCCTGATTTGCGATCGATTTAG